TGCATATGCGCCAAGTTGCGATAAACGGGGTAAGGATGCTTGCATTGCTCAAGGAAGCAGGGATCAAGACCTCCTTGGAGCAAGAGGATAGCGGAAGCTACGAAGATAGCATGCTCTCTTTGTTGCTTGCATCCTTTGTCCATGACCTTGGCATGAGTGTTGGTAGAAGTGATCATGAATTGACTGGCTTGGTGATTGCACGCCCTATCATGGACCGTATTCTTACACAGCTCCTGGGTGACCAGTTGGCCCGTAAGATAGCCATCATCTCAGTTGCCAGTGAAGGGGTGCTCGGCCATATGGCCAACAGAAAAGTACACTCTCTGGAGGCAGGAATGCTTCTGGTTGCAGATGGTTGTGACATGGAGAAGGGTAGGGCCAGAATACCCATGAGTATCATGAGCCATGCAAAGGTTGGTGATATCCATAAATACTCTTCAAATTCCATAGAGAAGGTAACGATCACCAAAGGGGACT
This sequence is a window from uncultured Sphaerochaeta sp.. Protein-coding genes within it:
- a CDS encoding phosphohydrolase encodes the protein MKSPKEFALEKYLLSQLEEGTDSHRLASLLIQDPEIEALQEYANSVSIKRLNYNDHGPVHMRQVAINGVRMLALLKEAGIKTSLEQEDSGSYEDSMLSLLLASFVHDLGMSVGRSDHELTGLVIARPIMDRILTQLLGDQLARKIAIISVASEGVLGHMANRKVHSLEAGMLLVADGCDMEKGRARIPMSIMSHAKVGDIHKYSSNSIEKVTITKGDSVPILIDIAMSSDVGFFQVEEVLLPKISMSPAKAYVQVHAGVVGQERKKYL